The Chitinispirillales bacterium ANBcel5 nucleotide sequence TAATCTCCTTTTGCTCCCTTTGCAATAACTGAAGCAATGCTTTAGAGGTAACAGGATCTTTATCTATTGGATTATTTTCCAGTTTGCGCCGGAATTTTCGCATTCGCATTAACTCCGTTATATCGACAAAAAGCCGCCCCCCCAGATCATTTAAAGCCCAAAGCAGTCTTGAATCATCCAAATGCTTACCACCAAATTTCCTAATCGTATCCCTGACCATTTCCTTTATTACCTGAACACCCATCGGTGTAAACGGCTCCTGCATCGCCTGAGAGTAGTTATTCATGTTAAGATAGATTCGAAGCCCGTTTCGCCCCTGCACCCGTTCGGGCAAGTGGAATAGTGAAGTTACCGGACGCGACTGTACCAGATAGAACCGGTTATCTGCATAGGCCCATTCAACATCCTGCGGAGTGCCAAAATAGTTCTCAACCTGCAACGCAAGCTTAAGCATCGTCTTCACCTCTTCATTAGAGAGTGTTACCTTTTCCTGAAGCTCCTTTGCTACAGGTACCAAAACGATACCATTCGCTTTTCGCTCAGTCATGTGCTCCTTTTTTGCAACACTAGTCTCAACAATCTCTTCATTGCCTTTTTGAACAACCCACTGATCGGGGGTTACTTCTCCCCCTACAATCGCCTCACCAAGACCCCAGGATGAGTTTAGCAGAATCTGGTCACGACGGCCGTTTAGCGGATTTGCGGTAAAAAGGACACCGGATTTCTCTGAGAGAATAAGGTGTTGAACCACCACTCCATGTGCCAGATCAAGATTACTGATATCCAGTTTTTTACGATACAACAGTGCCCGGCTATTCCACAACGAGGCCCAGCATTGTTTAACACTTTTTAACAGCTCCTCTTCTCCCTGCACATTGAGAAATGTGGAGTATTGACCCGCAAAAGAGATCCCGGGCAGATCCTCGGCTGTAGCAGAGGAGCGAACTGCTATCACCGGTCTGCCCAGGGCCTTATAGATCGCTTCAATTTCAGCCTTAATCTCCCCGGGAACAACACCATCCACAAACCATCGCTTAATCTTCTCTGAAACACACTCCCCCTCTCTTTCATTATCAATACCAGCTTCTGAAAGCAGTGCTGTAATCTTTTCATCCAGTCCGTTAATCTTCACAAACTCCCTGTATGCATTGGTCAGTAAAACAAATCCGCCCGGAACAGGAAGCCCGGCCTCTATCATCTCACCAAGGTTTGCTCCCTTGCCACCCACTACGGCAAGATCAGTCTTTCGTACATCCTCTAAATTTTTCACATACAGGTAACTCATACTTCTCTCCTAAATGATGTGTATTTATAGTTTTAAGTTTTTCCCCTCAACGTGTTTCTTTCTTTTTGAGTAGCAAATTCACACTCCTTTCCTAAACCGACCGTCGGTATGTATGTAGGCAAAAAAAATGCCTTATCCACTACTCACCCCAAAAAGCGGTTCAAATACGGCTCTTTTATCACTACTGTTCCCGGAGAAAGCTTAAGAACCTCATTTATTATCTCCTCATAGTAATCCAATTTCTTTACCAGGCGCCCCCTGAGCTCTTTAAGATCCGGTGGGTTTTTTACCATTTCAGTGTTCACCAATTCTTCTGCTGAGGTATCCAGGCTATTCAACGCAAAGATAAGAAACTCAGAAAGTTCATGCGCATCACAGCTTCGGAACAACTTGTTTTCGATCCCCTCAGTAATAAACGTTTTGGTAATGATGAGCATTTTTGCCCGCAGTTTGGTTAGAATTTTACGTTCCAGTTTCAAGTTGTCATCTTCTTTAAATACTTTTTTAATTTTAGACCTCTGCTCTTTTGTGCCCGTTTTATGGCCCTGAATAGTTGCAATCATCACATTAAGCTTCTCTACTGCATTAAGGTCAGTTCTGTGCGCGATCTGCCCCAAAACCCTTAACACATGATCTGCATAGTTCTCCGATATCTGCTCGATTACATCTTCCTTGGACTGAAAGTAATGGTAAAAGGCACCTTTTGATACCCCCATTGCTTTGATTATATCGTTTACCGTGGTTTTCTCGTAACCCCTGGTGTTGAAAAGCTCAAGGGCGGTATTGAGAAAGTCCTGTTTTCGTTTCTCAGGATCGTGATGCCTGGTCAAAAGTGTCCTCCCTTCTATTTATACCGACCGTCGGTATGTTTAGTTTTAATATACCCCCATTTCATTGTGGAGTCAACACCTTTTTTTGCGATCTTTTTGTATACTCTCAAATATTTTCCCAGCTGTTTTCATTAAAACGGTGGGAATGGTTATAAACTATCATTGAAAGAGTAAACGGTGGCCAGAGGAAACTCTTGCAGCTAACACTAATGTATAGCCAATCAGGTTGGATGCTATTTGCCACTTTCTTTGACAGGCAAAAACCATACAACCCAAACAAACCATAAAAGCCACACCGAAGTCAATAGATCTCCCTGAATAACCTTAACGATGCCGTTTATACCCAAAAGACTAAGAAAGCCAAGTTGCCAGTACCGTCTTCTCATTAGCTCCTCTTTTTATAAAAAATGTTTACTCGTTAACAAACTAATTTTATCGCCCACGAGGCGTAGGGGCGCAAAGCCCCTGTTAAAAGAATATTACTCAGCATGCTTTTTGGGCATTTCGGTTTTCTCTAAACATGTGATATACAGTTAAATCTCCGGCATGCCGCTCATCAATTGTCTTATACCCAACCTTTTCATAAAGGATTTGATTCTTTTTGTCAGCAGTAAAAAGGTATACTCCTGAACTGTCTGGATCGTTTTCACTGATTGAATGAATTTGTGAAAGGAGTTTTTTTCCAATCCCCTGATTTTGATACTTGGGATGAACAGCCAGAGCTAAAAGTATGATGTAATTACCTTTTAAGCTCTTGGGTGCAGGTATAGTATTTCTCACTGAAAGCGCTCTTCCAATCCTTATTTTAAGTACCATGGGAGCAATGCAGCGCAATCTTTTCATCAGAAGTGTGATCCTTTTACCCAGTGGAAGTTTCCTGTTACTTTTAATAAGCGCCACCCCGGAAACTTCACCATCCCTTAAAGCA carries:
- a CDS encoding TetR/AcrR family transcriptional regulator, giving the protein MTRHHDPEKRKQDFLNTALELFNTRGYEKTTVNDIIKAMGVSKGAFYHYFQSKEDVIEQISENYADHVLRVLGQIAHRTDLNAVEKLNVMIATIQGHKTGTKEQRSKIKKVFKEDDNLKLERKILTKLRAKMLIITKTFITEGIENKLFRSCDAHELSEFLIFALNSLDTSAEELVNTEMVKNPPDLKELRGRLVKKLDYYEEIINEVLKLSPGTVVIKEPYLNRFLG
- a CDS encoding GNAT family N-acetyltransferase; protein product: MGAVEIRDCDSENVEKCAEVVAESFKNEVMTEYLFDFSKDSTYQAYRRNIANEARGVAESGCRVLAALRDGEVSGVALIKSNRKLPLGKRITLLMKRLRCIAPMVLKIRIGRALSVRNTIPAPKSLKGNYIILLALAVHPKYQNQGIGKKLLSQIHSISENDPDSSGVYLFTADKKNQILYEKVGYKTIDERHAGDLTVYHMFRENRNAQKAC